A section of the Streptomyces sp. NBC_01591 genome encodes:
- a CDS encoding glycosyltransferase family 4 protein — protein sequence MRSRGMRVLVILPVYGRALPTGAFVTSREYVHGLVAAGHAVDVVTTIKEPSDVRVEAGVRVWPLRYWRRAVQASRPELLISHHGDRKAPRIVAQSGRVPHLLMVHGMAEDRDLGRPSLAWFPSQACRDDYPTYRGRTLVLPPPIDPGRYQVTPGSMVTLSGSTTAKGADVLAAVAERMPDTSFLLVRAAGHEPGPQPRNVTLVDRTDPRDIYARTRVLLVPSTTESYGRAGVEAMLSGIPVLAAPLPGMREALGDAATYIPREDTARWVAELRRLTDPAVYAAASARCRAHAEGLDYAENLKAFEAACRSLRPRRTRPPGLAVRPPAAPRSRRRATPA from the coding sequence ATGCGGTCGCGGGGGATGCGCGTCCTGGTGATCCTGCCGGTCTACGGGCGGGCCCTTCCGACGGGCGCATTCGTCACCAGCCGTGAGTACGTTCACGGCCTGGTGGCGGCCGGGCATGCGGTGGACGTCGTGACGACGATCAAGGAGCCCAGTGACGTCCGTGTCGAGGCTGGGGTGCGGGTGTGGCCGCTGCGGTATTGGCGGCGCGCCGTCCAGGCTTCACGGCCGGAGCTGCTGATCTCGCACCACGGCGACCGGAAAGCGCCCCGGATCGTGGCGCAGTCGGGGCGGGTGCCGCACCTGCTGATGGTGCACGGGATGGCTGAGGACCGTGACCTCGGGCGCCCGTCCCTGGCCTGGTTCCCGTCGCAGGCGTGCCGCGACGACTACCCCACCTACCGGGGGCGGACCCTTGTCCTTCCGCCCCCGATCGACCCGGGCCGGTACCAGGTCACGCCCGGCAGCATGGTCACCCTGAGCGGCTCCACCACCGCGAAGGGCGCCGACGTCCTGGCCGCAGTGGCCGAGCGCATGCCTGACACCTCGTTCCTCCTGGTGCGTGCCGCCGGTCACGAGCCTGGCCCGCAGCCGCGGAACGTCACCCTCGTTGACCGCACCGATCCCCGTGACATCTACGCCCGGACCCGCGTCCTGCTGGTGCCGTCCACCACGGAGTCGTACGGCAGGGCCGGAGTCGAGGCGATGCTTTCCGGCATCCCGGTACTCGCGGCCCCACTGCCCGGCATGCGTGAAGCGCTCGGAGACGCGGCCACGTACATCCCCCGCGAGGACACCGCCCGCTGGGTGGCCGAGCTCCGCCGGCTCACCGACCCGGCGGTCTACGCCGCGGCGTCGGCCCGGTGCCGCGCCCACGCCGAAGGCCTCGACTACGCAGAGAACCTGAAGGCGTTCGAGGCGGCGTGCCGGAGTCTTCGCCCCCGGCGTACCCGACCGCCGGGTCTGGCCGTACGCCCGCCTGCAGCGCCCAGGAGCCGGCGGCGGGCAACGCCCGCGTGA